The nucleotide sequence GGAGGAGACCTTAGCAGTCATCCCCAGAATCTGTCCTTCCCAGGACCTCTAGCTGCATCCCTCTCCCCTCAGAGTCAGTGGTTTGAAGCCCTTTTGTTTGACCAGGTCTCATTTTATCCTGTGCTTCCCACTGCTCTGCTGGGCTCCTTTATCCTGAGGCAGAAACTCTTCAAAGATAGAGAAGATGGAGATTAACCGTTCATGGGGAATTGTCTGGCTTCACCTATGAGCAAGTCCACGTCCTTGGCCCTGAGCAGAAAAGGGCTGCAGGAGGCAGGAGCTGAAATCAGGGTGAACTCACCTATCAAAGGACCCAGAACAGTGTGCATGTGGTGGGAGCCACAGTGTCCTTGAGGAGGATGCAGTCTTCTCATGCTTCTCAGTCATTCCCTGGTCATAATTAGGAGGCAGCAGAAGAACAGCACACAGGAGCTTGTGTGTCCTTCATGGGGAGAACCCTGAGTCTATGCCTTGCGTCCCTGGACCTCTGTGGTATCCTGTAACTCATGTAGACATGGAGGAGGCCTCTGTGCTGAGGCGGGAAGGGTGTTGTCCTGTGGGCAGAGCAGGCTGGGAAAGTTTCCAAAGGGCTGGGAGGACTTTCTTGGCATCAGGGTTGTGGGGCCCCCACCTCATCAGCATACTAAGCAGTAAGAAAGGCTGTACTCCTTCTGGGGACTGTTGCCAGCCCTGAGCCATGCTGTCTGCTCTGAGGCCCAGAGCTGTGGTctggccctgcctcctctctggatGTGtcacctgcctcctgccctgtgtCTCCCCAGCTCTGAGGAAATGGAGGATTGCTGCAGGGGCTCTTTGCTcatccatctcccctccctgcttctcctcttgcaGCTGCCTGCTGGGGGCTCTGCAGGTGAGTGTGTCCCTTCCCCCtctgtggggagccatgcagcaggagctgggagtcacgtagatggatatgcctgaggaggaggggctgtgaatgtttaacccaaagataatgggtgcgctcgtggacgacgcacgttcaatgcctggagtcacaaggagggtatatgattaacctgcagttttgggaaaggcacaagatctgtagaacaatagaaacctatggagtcacgtaggtgctcacgagcatctcacatgctcatggctaaggtcactagtaatccttctgattggtgtttaggtgaatcgcgtgatatggtgattgggcatttgtaactactgatactataataaggggcttaatttgaggagcggggttcccggatcaagatatgtagaagactgacaataaagaagtttgccactcaacctcgtctgcgggtcgttcttgcgggtcgagaacgacatctggtgccgaagcccgggaacccgactctggacgtggaccgaggattggggtaagagcaacgagaAAGTTCACCCTAAAGGGCCCTAGGGTGACGAGCTAAAGTgcgcgcctatttcctgtctttagacggggGTGAAGTCTCTGGGGACTATTGTTAGTGGGCAATTTTTTAAGGTTCCTCAGAGGTGTAAGGGTTTCCAAAGATGGGAAACGAACTAGCCCGATATAAAATGGAAGGTCCATTGAGAGACCTTTTGAAAGCCCATGGAACTCCACTAAAGGCTAAGACTGCTCGTGCCTTCTTAAAAGAGGCCGGCGAAATTGCCCCTTGGTTCATAGAGGAAGGGCTtttaaatgtgccacaatggaaacacctgggcgaggatttaaaactctgcctctctacatccccggggactctcgccgtgcggtccctggtgaaagtatgtttgcattccccccgagagcccctgcagcgagcaatactacagggaggggaagtttttttgcaagtgaaagaagaatcccgtaagggctcctcccgagactctgaccctgaaagcgaaagctcagaagggatgtcagagctaggaaagatagaggcaaacaacaagaaggaggaatctcccagtctccagacagacttgggagCCATAAGGCAACaacttgaggataaagaggcggaattgcaaaaactattaggagagttaagagtgcagggagaagtaatggcgcagctgagaacaggggcggaagccgcagttatggcacaatcgaaattaaaaacgaaagttacgccgcttccgcattctagccccacggcgccaccccatgagtggcccccgccttataagcccagctgcaccaagatgtgctattgttcgggctgcgccgcggagaattggagagaggtccttggcccggggaaaggtttttttccagtgttagaagatcagaatcagcagaggtaccaccagccactagattttaagttggtgaagcagctgaaggaggcagttagcagctatgggccccaagcagcctttacggtctcccttgtggagtcgctgggagcactctatctcgctcccgaggattgggccaacttggccagggcgatattaagtggaggacaatatctagaatggaaaatccaaaatcaggacaattgtctggacacagcacggagaaatgcagccgcgggtaacccgcaatggaatttggaaatgctgacaggcacggggccatacctcggggcccaagtgcagagtacatacccccctgcggtgtatcaacagatagccacggcggccctcagggcttggaagacactgagaggggcaggagacttgcaaggccaattatccaaacccgacccggtgcttagatggcaccgaggttccctttgtgttttcccacaggatgcgcctgctccactctgggtgccggagtggaacctgtggagggtgctggtgatggtgatgatagtgacgATAACTGTCCTacagcctgttcccatgaaggcagagccagttcaactgtggtcgagacaagagactgcccagcttcaagcccttctttaaatggctcagcatagagtgcaatcttctcaccctaactcatgtttgttactgacgcttaaaactttgtaagctctttattttctcactttccttccctgacGCATGTATGGTATGTTGTAGGAACTATTAGAAAAAGTACACAACCATTTGCGGGGAATTTGGCATGATACTAATGTTAGTCTAGATCTTTTACAGTTACAACGAGAAATCACTACCATTGGGCATGCGCGATTAGATATATCTGATCCAGCAAAAATGGCTGGTCGtattttgactactttaaaagatgctttacaGGGATTTaacccaggaaatattttacattatacctTCTGGATTCTAGTAGGAATTTTGGGAATCATCTTATGTCTATTGCTTATAGGAGGAGGATTTCTAAAGGTCTGgtccaacttcaaaaagaaaacttgtgctcagttacatatgatacaatcaaagcataagaagaaaaataatataaaaggtgcagcatgaagtaaaaattattagaagtattGGAATAACCATGCTGCGATCTGTGCCTTACCTTCTTTGAtcattagtatattaatattgctCTATTGCCCTCTGACTCCTGTTCCCTCCTCAGGCTATATGTCTACCACACGCGTGACAATTTTAACTCACGTATGtatgtgggctctggagctggtacctccccccaaatatggcttagtatgctggatcggtagccaaagacgggtaagactgatccctcaccatagcaacctaagacaggggctcctcggccagggggagtacccgatgacgggtaagcatgcgtgttgaggattggcaacctaagacaggcacgatccctgccatataaataataaaaaagggggagatgtggggagccatgcagcaggagctgggagtcacgtagatggatatgcctgaggaggaggggctgtgaatgtttaacccaaagataatgggtgcgctcgtggacgacgcacgttcaatgcctggagtcacaaggagggtatatgattaacctgcagttttgggaaaggcacaagatctgtagaacaatagaaacctatggagtcacgtaggtgctcacgagcatctcacatgctcatggctaaggtcactagtaatccttctgattggtgtttaggtgaatcgcgtgatatggtgattgggcatttgtaactactgatactataataaggggcttaatttgaggagcggggttcccggatcaagatatgtagaagactgacaataaagaagtttgccactcaacctcgtctgcgggtcgttcttgcgggtcgagaacgacacccctccctgtgtctccctgGTGTGGGTGAGAGCCCCCAGAGCTCTGCTGGCATCTCCATCAAGACAAATGGCTATTGGTGGAGGCCTGGCTCTACCCAGATTCTGGAGATCCCCAACTGCTATTTGAAATTAAACACATAAGAAGAATCCCAGAACCACAATGTAAGGGCAGGGGAGCATGACAGTTCTCTAACGAGTTTATgtcttataaagtaaaaaatgtggATTTCACTatgaaaagtatgaaaataattgtctctttattttttgtttcctgcctttattggttttttgtttcctgGCTTTACTGGTACttctatttcacaaatatttatagggTACTGAGTACATGTTAGGTGCTATTCTGTGTACAGAGCAGACAGTCTCTATCTTTACAGAGCTTACTTTCTGGCAGGGACAGTGAGCACTGAATACCACAACCCTGTACAATCTATGTCTGTTAGAGGAGTGGAGAGCATGGGACAAGGTGGGGCAGTCAGGGCTGCAGGACCGCTAGTGGCCAGGCAGCAGTGCTACATTAGGTGGTCACTGTATGCAGTGAGATGGGACTAAAGACatggaggaggtgggaggaaccTGTCTGGAGCCCATGGGAAGAGGTTATCCACAGAGAGGAGCAGCCATACAAAGCTGGTAGTGGGCCTGGTGTTCATGGAGCAGAGGAGGTGAGCGTTGGCCGGAGCAGagtgaatgagggagagagaagcaggagttgggatcagagagcagggagggtctTCCTTAATGGGCATGGGATCACTTGGGCAACTGCAGAATCATTGAAGTGCTTTGGTAGAGGAGGGACATGGTTTTGGTTCCAGCTTTAAAGGTTCACAGACACTGACTGGAGAGAGGATGTCACACTGAGACTAGTAATTGTCACCCCCCAGGTGAGACAGATAGTGACTCAGCCAAATTTGAGTAGCACAGGACTGAGAAGTCAGTGTTTGGTTGTCTGGTCGTGTTTGTCCTGCAGAAGTGTCCTCCTGTGACATACCTACAAGGTCTCAGATGACCAAGGCCTGCAAGGGGCTGGAGGCAGTGGGATGAACCCTCTTTGGGAACAGGTAGTGATTTGGGTCCTGTGAGAAATGGAGTGAAGGCAGGTTTTAATGGAAGTAGCTGTGAGGTCTAGTTTCTAGCACACATATAACTCAGTAGAAGAGAAAGACGTGGGCAAAAACAATAACTTTAGGAGTGGGTGTTGGGAAGTTCCAGGTGTGGTGCAATGAGTAGGATGTTACCACTTGGCCACAGTAGTGCTCTTTGGTGAGTTTTCAGTCGTGTCATAAGAGGAGGCAGGTTAGAGCTGTGGTTCTCAGAGTATGGTCGCTGGGACATCAGTATCAGCTTCTCACCACCTCCTTAGAAATGCACAGTCTTAGACCCACTCTAAATCTACTGAACCAGCAGGCCTGGGGGTGGAGCCCAGTAATCTGTGTTTCATAGGCCTTCCTGGTGATAGTGATGCCTGTGGAAGTTTAGAACCACTGAGTCAGAGCATCCTTCATGGATGGGCCTGGAGTCAGGAGCACAGGCTATTGAGGAGTCTCTTAACACCATTTCTGTGTTTCAAAGCTGTTTTAGGATAAAATTGACCCATTAGGAGTTCTCACAGCTGAGTCCCTCAGTCAGGGCCTCCCTCCTGACAGCATgttcccttccctgtcctgcatctctcctgctttctcagtCCTATGTCTCTGTCCACAGAAGACTTTATGGTGATTGGCCCCTCGGAACCCATTGTGGCAGTGCTGGGTGGGGACATCACACTGCCATGTCGTGTGTCCCCGGCCATGGATGTGGAGAATATGGAGCTGCGGTGGTTCCGCTCCAAGTTCTCAGAAGCAGTGTTCATCTATCAAAACCAGCGGGAGCAGACAGAAGAGCAGTTGGCTCAGTACAGAGGGCGAACCTCACTGGTGAAGGATTTCCTCACCCAGGGGGATGCGGCTGTGCTCATCCACAACGTCCAGGCTTTCGACAATGGTCTGTATACCTGCTTCTTCAGAATGGGAATCTTCTATGAAGAGGCCAATGTGGAACTGAAGGTGGCAGGTGGGTTGCTGATCAATATTTAGAGACCTGCAGTATTGGAATTCAGAGCCACCTCAGGGTCCAAGTTAATAGCCCTCCATTTGTATAAATGAGGGAAAGGAGGGTCTTTCactcttcatttattcagtatAAATATATAGAACTCCTGATTCATGATAGCTGTTGTTCTctgcacctggatagctcagtgtaACAAATAAAGATCCCTGCCTTGTAGAGTTTATATTATTATACAGACAGTAAATGGCCAAATATATAGGTTATAGACAATGTTAGATGGAGATGAGTAGAGACTTAGCCAAATAAATATTCTAGGGGTGAGAGATCCAAGCAGAAGAACACAATGTGAGAAACCTGAGGGAGGAGTGTGGCTGGTGactctgggcagagagagaggccacaTGATTGGTGTGGAGGTGAGTAGGATGGTGGTGAGAGGTGAGTCTCCGGAATATAGAAGTGTTCCTAGTCCAGGTGGACAGAGAAGGGATTTATCAAGAGAAGCCCACAAGTAACGCACACTTGAGCAGACATTTGAGTGAAGCAGACAGTGTTCTGAAATGGCCTTCTGGTTGATGGATCTGTGTGGAGCATACACAGCATGGTGATTGTGGTTCTGAGCAGTCAACCAAATTGTCCTGGGAATGGAGTGTGTACTCCCTAACAAGTACAGATGGTGGGATTGGGGAGGAAGTGGATAGGAGTTTTGTTTGCAGGGTAGTGGGGGTGGTAATACTAGAACACCAGAGGCTTCATGTGCTCTTATGCCATTTAGATGCAGGGCTGAGGGAATTTTCAACAGAGCAGTGGAGCGAGGTGTGTGAGGGCAGGTTTGCTTTGGCAGCTGTAATGGAGCGTGTATGGAAGGTGAGCAAGACTGGAGGCCTGGATGTAGTTATGGGGTGAAGAGGATGGCCCCCTGCATTCATGTAGGGGCAGTGTGGTAAGAAAGGAGCACTCCAGCATCAGAGAGGTTTGGAAAGTAAACTGAGTGAGAAGATTTGGGGACAAGGACAGTTTGGAGGCGTGGAGAGAAGGGACTACAGGtactcacagattttttttaaatcggtTTTTTAGTGGTAGAAATATTGATTTTATGTGTAAGCTGCAGATTGCTGCcataatgctgtgtaacaaagaCATAGAAATCTCAGTGGCCTGTAACACCAAACATGTATTTAATCTGGCATTCAGGGAGTTCAGCTCATCTGGGCTGTGTTTGGCTAATCTTAACAGGTCCTACTCATAAATCTTCGGTCACATAggggaaatataattaaaaacataattttcctgaagtcctaaaagttcattttcccttttgtttcctttgtctttggagacatatcttgaaagaagttgctgtggctgatatcaaagaggttactgcttatgttctcctctagcattctgatggattcctgtctcacactgaggtcttttagccatttcgagtttatctttgcttatggtgtaagagaatggtcgagtttcattcttctacatatagcggtccaatttttccagcaccatttattgaagagactgtcttttttcaactcaatattttttcctgctttgtcaaagatttttgactgtagaattgagggtctatatctgggctctctattctgttccactggtctatgtgtctgtttatatgccagtactatgctgtcttggtgatcacagctttgtagtaaagcttgaaatcaggtaacgtgatgcccccagctttatttttgtttttcaacatttccttagcaattcagggtctcttctgattccatacaaattttaggattatttgatccaactctttgaaaaataacggtggaattttgatcggaatggcattaaaaatatagattgctctaggcattatagacattttaacaatgtttattcttccaattcaagagcatggaatggtctttcatcttcaagacatttaaaatagagcttccctatgaccctgccattgcactactgggtctttatcccaaagatagagatgtagcaAAAAagagggccatctgtaacccaatgtttatagtagcaatgacCTCGGTCGCccaactgtggaaggaaccaagatgcccgtcaacggatgaatgaataaggaagatgtggtccatatacactatggagtattatgcctccatcagaaaggatgaatacccaacttttgtaacaacatggacggaactgaaagagattatgctgagtgaaataagtcaagcagagagagtcaattatcatatagtttcacttatttgtggagcataacaaatagcttggaggacaaggagagatggagaggagaagggagttgagggaatttggaaggggaggtgaaccatgagagactatggactctgaaaaacaatctgaaggatttgaaggggtgggaatgggaggttgggggagccaggtggtgggtattaaggagggcacatattgcatggagcactgggtgtggtgcaaaaacaatgtatagtcttacgctgaaaagaaataaaaaaagaaaagaaaagcaaataaaacaatcaaaaaaaaaaacccataatctTCTAACTCAGAATCTTGTCTCTAAGACAGTAGGAAGAAAGCTCCGTTCTATTATTAAATTAGCATTAACTATAATGTGCTATGCATCACAGAAATTCTATCAAGAAATGCAAAGACAGAAGAAATCTCATCTTTTCCATATGCAGACAGAGCTCATTCTATATATGTTCTCAGGATCAACAGTTATGAGCCCTCAAGTAGCTGGATTTGCCAGCACAATTTGTCCTAGGTGGTGCATCTTATATTTGCTGGAAATTGGGTGAGCATGTAAGTTAGCTAATTGGCTTTATTCCAAGGAAAACCAAATTCTcctaccttaaaaataaaaagaaatataattccagtgtagttaacacagagtgttatattcatttcaggtatgcaatatagtgattcaacactttcacaTATACTCAGTGGAATTTTCAACAGAAACTCTGCAGGCCAGAATGGAGTGgtgtgatatattcaatgtgctaaaaggaaaaaaaaaaaaaatctgcagccaagaatccAGCAAGGgaatcattcagaatagaaggagagatgaagagttttGCAGACAAATACAGTAGTGTATTTTACAgtagtgtattatttatttatttatttatttattcccaatTCTCCCATCATGATGACAGGCAGTGATTTTACACGTGGATCAAGGTGCCCACTGAGGATAGGCTCCTACCctggcagagaagggggagagagggctATCTTTCTTGGTGTGAGCATTTCAATGAGAGGGCTCACGGTTCCTTGAGAAACACGTTCTTGGAACAGAGCTGGCAAAAGgcatatttgtttttttgtttgtttgttttaaagtacttatatatatttcaaagaataaagaaaatacccAGAATGAAAAGTTTCCTCAAGTAAATGTTACAAATAAAGGATGGGAAGGGACTCTCTTTCCCTATTTTCAACAGGGACAATAAGCCTCTTACTTTAAATCTATTTTGTCCTGCCAGTGAACCTTAGCTGGGTTTGCTCAGCTGGTGTTGTCCAGGTGGCTGTTGGTTGATCTAGGACAGCTTTAGCTGGAAAGGCTGCACTAGCCTGAAGATGTCTGTCCTGTGGCAGAGGACAGGGCAATGGCACAAGCAGTTTCCAACCTCTGCTAGAGTCCCATTCCCTGAACTCTCAGTGGCTGAGTCAAGTCACAGGTTGGAGCCCAGAAGCAGAGTGTGAAGGCATTAACAATATGTGGCAGAGGGCTGGCTGGACGTAAGGAAGACTGAAAGATTGGGGGTATTTTCCTCATTATCCTGTCACAGATGGGGCCAAACATGAATTAGTTCAGGATTTGAGCCTGAAGCATCTGTGAGGAATCCTGGCACAGCTAAACAAGAGATGTGGATATTAGGGAGCAAGCTCAGGAGATATATAGGTTGGTGGAAATGATGACTGAGTGGCAGTGGGTGTGCCCACAGATGCCCTGGAGAGTGTGTGAgttgagaagagcagagaaagatgGATCATGGAATGAAATTCCTCCTTCTATCCTCTGGGTGATGGAATTCCCACCCTCATGGTTGGGGAGCCGTGCCTGCCCTCTGGCCCTGCCACAGGTCCCcatgttccttttctctgttccCCATGGCAGGATCCCTTACATTAATCCTTGTAGGGACCACCCCCCCAAAGAGCCCCCAAAATGCACTGCTGCCCTTGGAGTTGTGTACAGGAAGGTTCTGCTGGAATCCCTGAGCTCTGGGTGGCCTCCTTGTGCTCTCCAGCTTCTCTCTTTAGGTGTGGGCTCTGCCCCTCAAGTGCACATCACAGGGCCAGAGGAGGACGGGGTCCGAGTTGTGTGCATGGCCTCGGGGTGGTTCCCAAAGCCCCAAGTGCAGTGGAGAGCTCTCAGCGGAGAGAAGTTCCTGATGTTCTCTGAGACACAAGCCCAAGACAGTGAAGGGCTATTCACCATAGAGACCGCTCTTGTGGTGAGGGATAGCTCTTCAGGGAATGTGACCTGCTCAGTCCTCAACCCCATCCTGGGCCAGGAGAAGGCAATGGCCATTTTCATACCAGGTCAGTATTACTTCCCACTCCTAGAAGGGTGGGATGGTCTGGTTGGGGGTCCCTGTGTGTGCTGGGCTTGGCCGTCCTGAGCAGTGCCATAATGGGGTGTCTGGCTGGGCACAGAACCCTTCTTCCCTCGGAGTTCTCCCTGGAAGCCAGTTTTCATGGTGATCCTGACTGTGCTGATGCTCCTACACCTTGGGGCTGTCTTCTACATCATGAGAGAACATACTGCAAAGCTCCAGGAGATGCAGAAATTGGAGAAACTgcacagagaaaaggaggaggaccAGTGGATAAAGGAGGAGGCACTGAAGGCCAGAGGTAAGGCAGGACAGGGCCAAGGCAGACAATGTGGAAGCTGGTGCAGAGGAGAAGTGGACAGTAGGGCCCTTGGCCAGGAGCAGGGGGCTGAGGAGGATCAGAGAGGACAGGTGGGGCTGTGGAGGCTCAAGAGGTCTGGAGTTAGATCTTCATGGAGACATATAGATGCTCTTGTGGGTTTTCCAGGTGCAGTCTTTGCTGCTCTTAGTGATGGGAGTTTAagagtatttttcaattttttttcagatgaactCCAAGCAGATCTTGGTATGTTGTGTCCTTTTCCCAGAAGTTTCTGTGTCACATTTATAGGAGACATACTGATTCTTAGCTCACCCATTTCCTGTGTTGCCTTGCAGACTGGAGGAAATCTGTTTACCTGGCCGGTGAGTGACTGTCCAGATATCCTTGGGTCTCTTGTCCCCTAAGCCATAGTGCCCCCTCTGTGTTTCATGCAGAGACATGAGGACCTGTCCCTGGTGCAGAAGTGGAAACTGGCCAGAGGCAGAACTTGTTCCATGGGCTTTCGCCATCTGGGCTATATTTTCGCACACGGTGCTTTGAAACCTGGAATGATGGTGGTCACTGGAGTCTGTCGTGCATCTTGGTTGATCTACCCACCTCCTTTGTAGCcttttaactctatatgaatattagaaaataaaaataaaaaagttataaactagactaaactcaactaaaaaaaattttttttaaatagaaatgcaaaagaaaaacacaggtgtatgtatccaaaagttcaggttagaaggttgttatggaatttgttgtactgGACAGCTACTATGAtggtaaatagtttaaaaaattatctatataaaaaaaattgagccagaatagtgggaacaaattaaaaataaaagttgtcctatgaagtagtggtggttgttctcttgtagtctttttttttttttttttttcctttcctggttggttttctgggggagaggcttgccacgtgggttttcagtcaatgatgttccctgagttaagtcctccccgcccccttcaagggggtgggctctgaggaaaccggtcttttcaggcttttgttctctggaggtttttgtgtttgttctcgttctctctctctctctctctctctctctctctctctctctctcgccgtgaatgcttttgatggtttctgtaggcttagaggaaagcaaactgcaccctgacctccctttcAGGGAGAAGCCTCAGCCTGCTCTTCTGTGGTTGTTGCAGAGCCCATCTAAATTCCCCCTTGGGGCGCGCGTGTCTCAGGCTCCATAGCAGGGGTCTGCGTTCTGCCCTCTGAAGTggttcccagcccctcacaggagccagaccccatgcaATCTCAGGCACGCTGAAGGCTCGGGGACCAacacctggtttctccactgcactctctctggctcagtgccaggggagactgtcctgggcctggggacttaagcccctgtcccttgCCGCCCTGATTCCCACAGTTACCCCCCTGCGATCCTTTAAGcactcttttggagtgctttcacccagtttccaagttaatgctggtccccagatgcagggcattctcctattaggggtattactttccaatgggtcgctctggtggcttcctcccccttttgtttatcttccaatatcagtctgacATTCCCattccactttacctgcccacagttgtcttctgcccctgttgagatccagacgtgtataattctgatctcaggctgatttcatgggtgatcggagttttttggtaggtaatcagctcactttagggtacaggttgaaaaggcgcttcctcctacttccccgccatcttgtctctcaATCTTCTTTGTAGCCTTTTAGTCTTCAGTGCAACTGGTTCTCAGTCAACCTGAATACTCTGGAATGTTTTAGAGAAACTATGTAAATAAATGGGGTCATTAAATTTAGGAGTGTGTTCCCTCCACATAACACCATCATGGGAGAGTCTTTTCTCTGCAGTTCCTGGAGGTACTGATCACAAAGTA is from Mustela erminea isolate mMusErm1 chromosome 4, mMusErm1.Pri, whole genome shotgun sequence and encodes:
- the LOC116588965 gene encoding LOW QUALITY PROTEIN: butyrophilin-like protein 1 (The sequence of the model RefSeq protein was modified relative to this genomic sequence to represent the inferred CDS: deleted 1 base in 1 codon); this translates as MEDCCRGSLLIHLPSLLLLLQLPAGGSAEDFMVIGPSEPIVAVLGGDITLPCRVSPAMDVENMELRWFRSKFSEAVFIYQNQREQTEEQLAQYRGRTSLVKDFLTQGDAAVLIHNVQAFDNGLYTCFFRMGIFYEEANVELKVAGVGSAPQVHITGPEEDGVRVVCMASGWFPKPQVQWRALSGEKFLMFSETQAQDSEGLFTIETALVVRDSSSGNVTCSVLNPILGQEKAMAIFIPEPFFPRSSPWKPVFMVILTVLMLLHLGAVFYIMREHTAKLQEMQKLEKLHREKEEDQWIKEEALKARDELQADLDWRKSVYLAALKKAQLYADWRKEKFQALSVSLDPESAHSTLAISDDKTSVTFKDSPKDTEDEAYSVLGHEGITSGCCYWEVEIRNTERSEWALGVCRRDVERKGWYQESPGKGFWVVGGYEKKVFSLPDNSELLVPVPHRVGVFLDLKEGDVSFYNMTDGSHIFSFPLASSSETLFPYFRLRSGDVSLTICSGVGGPVQTPVLLTTLLVLQRSLKASQDRGSVQAVVLMVISQGLNLHCFPLAQKLCPHNAPTLSQIPHGGFSGSCRLPGVIASEFSPEWLGVLPFSSGCRLLGCGYENRWFMPYAQVFEDKY